From Pedobacter cryoconitis, one genomic window encodes:
- a CDS encoding polyprenol monophosphomannose synthase, with amino-acid sequence MSDSLVIIPTYNEKENIEKIIRKVFNLSFSFEVLIIDDGSPDGTADIVKRLQLEFPGLHMEQRTGKLGLGTAYIHGFKWALQHSYNYIFEMDADFSHNPDDLFALREACVAGADVAIGSRYVRGVNVVNWPMSRVLMSYFASMYVRLITRINIQDATAGFKCYRRVVLETIPFDKIRFVGYAFQIEMKFTAIKYGFKVVEVPIIFTDRTEGTSKMSTRIFREAFVGVIQMKITSWFRSYKR; translated from the coding sequence GTGTCAGACAGCTTAGTCATTATCCCTACCTATAACGAAAAAGAAAATATTGAGAAGATTATCCGTAAGGTTTTTAACCTGAGTTTTTCTTTTGAGGTTTTAATTATTGATGATGGATCGCCTGATGGAACGGCTGATATTGTAAAGAGGTTACAGTTGGAGTTTCCTGGTTTACATATGGAGCAAAGAACTGGAAAACTGGGTTTGGGAACTGCTTATATCCATGGTTTTAAGTGGGCTTTACAGCACTCTTACAACTATATTTTTGAGATGGATGCCGATTTTTCTCATAATCCTGATGATTTATTTGCGTTACGGGAGGCTTGTGTGGCTGGTGCCGATGTGGCTATTGGTTCTCGTTATGTAAGGGGGGTTAATGTGGTAAACTGGCCAATGAGCAGGGTATTGATGTCTTATTTTGCTTCGATGTATGTGAGGTTGATTACCAGGATCAATATTCAGGATGCTACTGCTGGTTTTAAGTGTTACAGGAGGGTTGTTTTGGAAACAATCCCTTTTGACAAGATCAGGTTTGTGGGGTATGCGTTTCAGATTGAAATGAAGTTTACAGCGATAAAGTATGGTTTTAAGGTAGTTGAGGTACCAATCATATTTACGGATAGAACGGAAGGGACTTCAAAAATGAGTACAAGGATTTTCAGAGAGGCTTTTGTCGGGGTTATTCAAATGAAGATTACGAGTTGGTTCAGGAGTTATAAGAGATAA
- a CDS encoding peptide MFS transporter, giving the protein MDQSEILKPEQLDAAQKGHPKGLYVLFATEMWERFNYYGMRAILVLFMTKALLFDKAFASNLYGSYTGLVYLTPLIGGFIADRYWGNRRSIVTGGILMALGELIMFGCASLYHTMPDISTFLFFTGLGFMISGNGFFKPNISSMVGQLYPKSDRRIDAAYTIFYMGINVGGALGPFICGYFGDTGNPADFKWAFLAAAIAMGIGVIVFINFRDKYVRDPNGDLLGLKPANPGDKKVSPVLVYLGLFAFSALCVGMLYIDAKIVSYLSYLLIIAVVGIAIMIFTDKTLSKIEKKKISVIFIVAFFVLFFWSAFEQAGASLTFFAEEQTQRNLGFFTVPSSWFQSLNSIFVVVFAPVFAWLWIKLGRREPSAPTKMALGLMLLALGYLVIATGVKDVGAGIKVSMIYLIGMYAFHTWGELCLSPIGLSLVNKLSPLKLSSLLMAVWFLANAGANVLAGKLSSKYPEEEAKVAEYKVSPLVLTNSAIDWQQVTNNKKNIQQWDLSTVKKNSHSLSPDSLVALSITTVQQAVTIDTNKINRISPRKLDETEIAKLAVAGEKEGKFLLGTNAAQTEVYIIKGSDKTASIVEVYNLNPEKPTFMGYTIKNLYDFFMLFVVMAGIASVILFFITKWLQKTMNATS; this is encoded by the coding sequence ATGGATCAATCTGAAATCCTTAAGCCGGAGCAATTAGACGCTGCTCAGAAAGGCCATCCAAAGGGATTATATGTACTGTTCGCTACCGAGATGTGGGAACGTTTCAATTACTACGGTATGCGGGCTATTTTGGTGCTTTTTATGACCAAAGCCTTATTATTTGACAAAGCATTTGCGTCAAATTTATATGGAAGCTATACAGGTCTTGTATACCTGACTCCACTAATCGGTGGTTTTATCGCCGACAGATATTGGGGAAACAGACGATCTATTGTAACCGGAGGTATACTGATGGCATTGGGAGAGCTGATTATGTTCGGCTGTGCTTCCCTTTACCACACGATGCCTGATATTTCAACTTTCTTGTTCTTTACAGGTTTAGGTTTCATGATTTCGGGTAATGGGTTCTTCAAACCAAACATCTCTTCGATGGTTGGCCAGCTTTATCCTAAGAGTGACCGCCGTATTGATGCTGCTTACACGATTTTCTATATGGGAATTAATGTTGGCGGTGCACTGGGCCCTTTTATCTGCGGATATTTTGGTGATACTGGTAATCCTGCGGATTTTAAATGGGCTTTCCTTGCTGCGGCAATCGCGATGGGTATTGGGGTTATAGTTTTCATCAACTTCAGAGATAAATATGTTCGTGATCCAAATGGAGATCTTTTAGGTTTAAAGCCTGCTAATCCTGGTGACAAAAAAGTTTCACCGGTCCTGGTTTATCTTGGTTTATTTGCTTTTTCTGCGTTATGCGTAGGCATGTTATATATTGATGCTAAAATCGTGAGTTATTTAAGCTACCTGCTGATCATTGCAGTAGTTGGTATTGCCATCATGATTTTCACAGATAAAACACTTTCGAAGATTGAGAAGAAAAAGATATCAGTAATTTTTATAGTTGCTTTCTTTGTATTGTTTTTCTGGAGTGCTTTTGAACAGGCTGGAGCTTCGTTAACGTTTTTCGCTGAGGAACAGACACAAAGAAATCTTGGTTTCTTCACGGTTCCTTCTAGTTGGTTCCAATCTTTAAATTCCATTTTCGTAGTTGTATTTGCGCCGGTATTTGCCTGGTTATGGATTAAGCTGGGTAGAAGAGAACCTTCTGCTCCTACTAAAATGGCGTTAGGTTTAATGTTACTTGCCTTGGGATACCTGGTTATTGCAACGGGTGTTAAGGATGTTGGTGCAGGGATAAAGGTGAGTATGATTTACCTGATTGGTATGTATGCTTTCCATACCTGGGGTGAGTTATGTCTTTCTCCTATCGGGTTGTCATTGGTGAATAAGCTTTCTCCGCTAAAACTTTCCTCTCTTTTAATGGCGGTATGGTTCCTTGCGAATGCAGGTGCAAACGTATTGGCGGGAAAATTAAGTTCCAAATATCCTGAAGAGGAGGCTAAAGTAGCGGAGTATAAGGTTAGTCCTTTGGTATTAACCAATAGTGCGATCGACTGGCAACAGGTTACGAATAACAAAAAGAATATTCAGCAGTGGGATTTGAGTACTGTTAAAAAGAATTCTCATTCACTTAGTCCTGATTCTTTAGTAGCGCTTTCTATTACTACGGTTCAACAGGCTGTTACTATTGACACGAATAAAATCAACAGAATTTCTCCTAGAAAATTAGATGAAACAGAAATTGCGAAATTAGCTGTTGCTGGTGAAAAGGAGGGTAAATTCTTATTGGGTACGAATGCAGCCCAAACCGAAGTTTATATTATTAAGGGTAGTGACAAGACTGCTTCTATTGTAGAGGTTTACAATCTTAATCCTGAGAAACCTACTTTCATGGGTTATACAATCAAAAATCTATATGATTTCTTTATGTTATTTGTAGTGATGGCGGGTATTGCTTCGGTGATCTTGTTTTTCATCACCAAGTGGTTACAGAAAACAATGAATGCGACTTCTTAG
- a CDS encoding GLPGLI family protein produces the protein MKKNTIIILTCLLISLSSALFAQNARFTTEGVIEFERSNNMYAMIQKRIDKNNEGYMNQFFEQFKKTSPQFKLTKSTLSFSNQTTLFKPVTDNAPAVPFFGEDPSVSQINTTYTDLHTHQQITQKKVFEETFLVKDSTRTINWKITNETREIAGFNCRRANALIMDSIYVVAFYTDQIPVSGGPESFTGLPGMILGLALPHENVTWFAKNVTDRPVDNNNLIPPAKGKATDNKGLKLTLTNALKNWGEYARSMYKSFLL, from the coding sequence ATGAAAAAAAACACAATTATTATCCTGACCTGCCTTTTAATCAGCCTGAGCAGCGCTTTATTTGCTCAAAATGCCAGATTCACGACTGAAGGAGTTATAGAATTTGAAAGAAGTAATAATATGTATGCAATGATCCAGAAAAGGATCGATAAGAATAATGAAGGTTATATGAACCAGTTTTTTGAGCAGTTCAAAAAAACTTCCCCACAATTTAAGCTGACAAAAAGTACCTTATCTTTTTCGAATCAGACTACCTTATTTAAACCGGTAACAGATAATGCTCCTGCGGTCCCATTCTTTGGTGAAGATCCTTCGGTCAGTCAGATCAATACTACTTATACTGATCTCCATACACACCAGCAGATTACACAAAAAAAGGTCTTTGAAGAAACCTTCCTGGTCAAAGATAGTACCCGGACGATTAACTGGAAAATAACAAATGAAACAAGGGAAATTGCCGGTTTTAATTGCCGCAGAGCAAATGCGCTGATCATGGATTCTATTTATGTAGTTGCATTTTATACAGATCAGATTCCAGTTTCAGGAGGTCCTGAATCGTTTACGGGTTTACCGGGAATGATCTTAGGACTGGCACTACCTCATGAAAATGTTACATGGTTCGCTAAAAATGTAACAGACAGACCGGTAGACAATAATAACCTGATCCCTCCTGCCAAAGGAAAAGCAACCGATAACAAGGGCCTCAAGCTTACACTGACCAATGCTTTGAAGAACTGGGGTGAATATGCCCGGTCTATGTATAAGTCATTTTTATTGTAG
- a CDS encoding acetyl-CoA C-acyltransferase: MREVVIVSALRTPIGSFGGSLSGFTATQLGGFAIKAAVEKAGIKPEDVQEVYMGNVLSANVGQAPATQAAKFAGLPDVPATTINKVCASGTKAIMLAAQSIASGQNDIVVAGGMESMSNVPYYLDKARTGYRLGHGQLTDGLVKDGLWDVYNDYHMGSAAELCASTYNISREAQDNYAVSSYTRAQASINDGKFNAEIIPVEVVDRKGNATIIDKDEDAYSVNFEKLPGLKPVFKKDGTITAANASALNDGAAALVLMSADKAKELGLKPLARILSYADAQQAPEWFTTAPSKAIPLALQRAGKSIADVDFFEINEAFSVVSLANNQELGLAESQVNVNGGAVAMGHPLGASGARIVVTLISVLNQNNGKIGVAGICNGGGGASALVIENLN, from the coding sequence ATGAGAGAAGTAGTTATCGTATCAGCATTGAGGACACCAATAGGAAGTTTCGGCGGTTCGCTGTCAGGTTTTACAGCTACCCAGTTGGGAGGTTTTGCCATTAAAGCTGCTGTTGAAAAAGCAGGAATCAAACCTGAAGATGTGCAGGAAGTATATATGGGTAATGTTTTATCTGCAAACGTGGGTCAGGCACCAGCTACTCAGGCGGCTAAATTTGCCGGCTTACCTGATGTTCCTGCGACCACAATCAATAAAGTATGTGCTTCTGGTACTAAAGCAATCATGCTTGCAGCACAAAGTATTGCTTCAGGACAAAATGATATTGTGGTTGCCGGTGGAATGGAAAGCATGAGTAATGTTCCTTATTATCTTGATAAAGCCAGAACAGGTTACAGATTAGGGCATGGACAATTAACTGATGGTTTGGTTAAGGATGGCTTATGGGATGTTTATAACGATTACCATATGGGCTCTGCTGCCGAATTATGTGCATCAACTTATAATATTAGCCGAGAGGCACAAGATAATTACGCTGTAAGTTCTTATACAAGAGCACAGGCTTCTATCAATGATGGTAAATTCAATGCGGAAATTATTCCTGTTGAAGTTGTTGACCGTAAAGGAAATGCAACAATCATCGATAAAGATGAAGATGCTTACTCTGTTAATTTTGAGAAGCTGCCAGGTTTGAAACCGGTATTCAAAAAAGACGGAACAATTACTGCGGCAAATGCATCTGCATTAAATGATGGCGCAGCAGCATTAGTTTTAATGAGTGCAGATAAAGCAAAAGAACTTGGTTTAAAGCCACTGGCGCGTATTTTAAGTTATGCCGATGCACAGCAAGCACCAGAATGGTTCACGACTGCACCTTCAAAAGCTATTCCATTAGCGCTGCAAAGAGCTGGAAAAAGTATTGCCGATGTAGATTTCTTTGAGATCAACGAAGCTTTCTCTGTAGTTTCTTTAGCTAATAACCAGGAACTGGGTTTAGCTGAATCTCAGGTAAATGTAAACGGTGGTGCTGTAGCAATGGGACATCCGCTAGGTGCTTCCGGTGCGCGTATTGTAGTTACGCTGATCTCTGTACTGAATCAGAACAATGGTAAAATTGGCGTTGCCGGAATTTGTAATGGTGGTGGTGGTGCGAGTGCATTGGTTATTGAAAATTTAAATTAA
- a CDS encoding peptide MFS transporter: protein MNETIKVKHPKGLTFLFLSEMWERFGYYLMIGIFTLYLKDVKAGFSMTEAESADLYGTFIALVFLTPFLGGLIADRYLGYAKSIILGGLLMGVGYCMMAVHSLPILYLSMTLVIIGNGFFKPNISTLLGNIYSTPEYSDKKDEGYNIFYMGINIGAFICNFFGAALYIMLGWGYAFIAAGVGMFIGVAIFMYGMKHYRAFDIKKGVKEGDMSFLKIVLVILVPSVIAGVIGWVLPTKLMGHALVGSASTDAFIFACVPVIYFYGSLLAKADKDEKRPIAALLTIFAVVILFWAVFKQNGTALTTWADRYTDRHLQNPVAEKTFSKLNFSQNFTYSKDSIPLYDNAFRIQKKDGIVLKEYNYPTYFKNIPANKLPAEGGKVELWATNLSQSINPAWVILLTPLVVAFFTWLRNRNREPSTATKIAFGLFISALSVLVMIGAVYSGSNGAEKVSVLWLVAGYGVITIGELFLSPMGLSLVSKLSPVRITSLMMGGWFLATSIGNKLSGVLATLWDTYENKANFFWVNFSLLLFSAVIAFFLLKWLNGIMEEKGIK, encoded by the coding sequence ATGAATGAAACCATTAAAGTAAAGCATCCGAAAGGACTGACTTTCCTTTTTCTGTCTGAGATGTGGGAACGTTTTGGATATTACCTGATGATAGGGATCTTCACCCTATATTTAAAAGATGTTAAAGCCGGTTTTTCAATGACCGAAGCTGAATCTGCCGATCTATATGGTACTTTTATTGCACTTGTTTTTCTTACCCCGTTTTTAGGTGGATTAATTGCTGACCGTTATTTGGGTTATGCAAAATCAATCATCCTGGGCGGACTATTAATGGGTGTCGGTTATTGCATGATGGCCGTTCATAGTTTACCAATTCTATATCTTTCCATGACACTGGTCATTATTGGAAATGGATTTTTTAAACCAAATATCTCTACCTTATTGGGTAATATTTATTCTACGCCTGAGTATTCAGATAAAAAAGATGAGGGTTATAATATCTTTTACATGGGTATTAATATCGGTGCTTTTATCTGCAATTTCTTTGGTGCAGCATTGTATATCATGCTGGGCTGGGGTTATGCATTTATTGCAGCAGGTGTTGGAATGTTCATTGGTGTAGCTATTTTCATGTACGGAATGAAGCATTACAGAGCTTTTGACATCAAAAAGGGTGTAAAAGAAGGCGATATGTCTTTCCTGAAAATTGTACTGGTAATTTTAGTTCCTTCTGTTATTGCAGGAGTAATTGGCTGGGTATTACCGACTAAATTAATGGGCCACGCACTGGTTGGTTCTGCTTCCACTGATGCATTTATCTTTGCTTGTGTTCCTGTAATTTATTTTTACGGTTCTTTACTCGCTAAGGCAGATAAAGACGAAAAAAGACCGATTGCTGCATTACTGACGATATTTGCCGTTGTCATCCTTTTTTGGGCGGTATTTAAACAGAATGGCACTGCGTTAACCACCTGGGCTGATCGCTATACTGACAGACATTTACAAAATCCTGTTGCTGAAAAGACCTTCTCTAAACTTAATTTCTCACAAAACTTCACTTATTCGAAAGACTCTATACCTTTATACGACAACGCATTCCGCATTCAAAAGAAAGACGGAATTGTGTTAAAAGAATACAATTACCCAACTTATTTTAAAAATATCCCAGCAAACAAACTTCCGGCAGAAGGTGGTAAAGTTGAGCTTTGGGCAACGAATCTAAGTCAATCTATAAATCCTGCCTGGGTGATTTTACTGACTCCATTAGTAGTCGCGTTCTTTACCTGGCTCCGCAATAGAAACAGGGAACCGAGTACGGCCACAAAAATTGCATTCGGTTTATTTATTTCAGCGCTTTCGGTACTGGTGATGATAGGTGCTGTTTATTCTGGTAGTAATGGTGCCGAAAAAGTTTCAGTTTTATGGCTGGTAGCTGGTTATGGTGTAATCACTATTGGTGAACTTTTTTTAAGCCCGATGGGATTATCACTGGTTTCAAAGTTAAGTCCGGTAAGAATTACTTCCCTGATGATGGGCGGATGGTTTCTGGCAACTTCTATTGGGAATAAATTATCAGGTGTACTGGCTACGCTATGGGATACTTATGAAAATAAAGCTAACTTCTTTTGGGTAAACTTTAGCCTTCTTCTGTTCTCTGCTGTTATTGCTTTCTTTCTGTTGAAATGGCTGAATGGTATTATGGAGGAAAAAGGAATAAAATAG